A stretch of DNA from Acidobacteriota bacterium:
GCATGGCCATGATGGGCGTCCACGTGAAGCTGAAGACGAGTGACGCCGTGCTCGACGTCCATCTCGGACCCAAGGCGTTCCTCGCCGATCGGCACCTGTCGATCGCGCAGGGCGATCGCCTGGAGGTGGTCGGCGCGAGGGCGACGATGAACGGCGCGCCGATCGTGATCGCGCGTCAGGTGACCAAGGGCACGACGACCGTCGTGCTGCGCGACGAGTCGGGACGGCCGTTGTGGCCAGCGAGGTGCTGCGGGTCGTGAGCCGCGCACGGTGCGACGGCCCGATGTTGCACGCTATACTTGGGTCCGACAGCACGTCCTTCCGTCGCCGCCGGAGTGGCGAAACTGGCAGACGCGCGAGACTCAAAATCTTGTCCGCTTCACGGCGGGTGTGGGTTCGATTCCCTCCTCCGGCACCAGTACCGCGCACCTGACGCACGCCAGGGTCCGCACCAGGCTACGGCTTCCGTAGCGTCACGACGATCTCAGAGGCGGGATAGCCTTCGGTGTGCTGGTTGCTGCCTTCGACTTTCGAGTAGGTCCTCGACTTGATGAAGACGCCTTCGATCGCCGTGCCGTTGAAGCGCCCGACGAACACGTAGTCGCGTCGCCCGGCGCCATCGTTCCCGCCAGCATCTCGCATGGCGAACTGGATGTTCGCGAGCTCCTGAGGCGCAGACTTGCCGAGTCCGCTGCCCGTGGGCTCTGTGACGACCGGCGAGAAGCTCAGGGCCTCCGGGCACGGCCGCAGAACCGTCGTGGTTTCGCGCCAACTGTCTCGCAAGTCCATGTGGTAGAAGCCCGGAAGCTCGGGATCCACTGCCTCGACCTCGAGACGGAGCGTGCCGGTCAAATCGGTCGCAAGGCGACAGTCTCGCCACGGCACCTGGCTCGGCGGACTCACGGTACGAAGGTGCCCGGTGACGCTCACCGAGTACGCGGCCTGATAGACACCGATCGGGCTGGCCGGCGGCGGGACGTAGGCCGAGGCCTACCTCATGGGACTGACCGGCGCGACGCCACCCGGTGTCGTCACGGTGCCCGAGATCGTCCCGCCTGACGCCGTCGCCGTGACGCTGTATCCTCCGTCGCCCGACAACGTGAACGTGTTCCCGGCGACCGTTCCGCTGAGCGACACGCTCGTGCCGTCTGGAAGGAGAAGCACGCCGTCGGCGCTGCCACTCTGCGCAAGCAGCCGCGGCTCGAGCAGGCCGGCGAGCCACTCCAGCGGGCCCACACCGGCCGCGGCCACGCGGCGCGTGGAGTTGATCACCACCACGCCGGTGCCGCCCGACATGGCCACCGAGCCCACGAAGCTCTGGCCCCCCGACGGGGTCGTCTGCTGGGCGGCGGGCTGTGTGGGCGTCTTCTTCCCACACCCCGCCGCATACGCCATCACGACGAACGCAAGGCCGAAAACCCCGCAGATTCTGGACATGGCGCCGGAGCGTCCTGAAGAGGCCACGGACCGTCAAGTCGACTGGCGCCGAACGCCGGTGCCCTGACTCCGCGCCTGCGGAGGCTCGCACCACCTCCTCGCGCCCTGCCCTGCCGCGGCCGGGCGTCGTCGGTTGACGATGGTCGTTCGAGACGATCACTCGATCTGGAATCGAAGCTGTCGCGTCGCGGTCTTGCCGTTCGCGCTGGCGTCGACGGTCAACAGGTACGATCCAGACGACAAGCCGGCCACGGGCACGTCGAAGAGGTGAGCGGCGCCGTTGCTGGCCGCACCCGCCGGGCTCGCGACGGTCGCGATTCGCTCGCTCACGCGCTCGTTCGTGGTGTCGATGATTCGCGCGGTCAACGTGACCAGCGTCGCCCACTTCTTCTGATACACACGCAGGAAGGCCGAGACCCGATCCGTGCGCCGGAACGTTCGGCGGACCGTCGGGACGATCGGCATCAGATCGGCCAACGCGTCGGACGACACGGCGTGCGCCGCCGGCTGCACGCTCATCACGAGCCCGGACAGCGAGATCGCTTCGCGCGAGAAGTTCGGCACCTCGGCGAACGTGTACACGCTCGACGTGAGGCCATCTCCGGTCTCGAGCCCGAGACGCACCTCGTATCGCCCGCTCGCCGCCGGCAGCCGCGCGACGACCTCGTAGTAGCCGGCCGAGGCGTAGTAGCTGGCCGAGGCCTCCGTTCCATTCCACGCGACGTCCAGGCGAAGACGGCGCGATCCGATCAACCTCCCGCTCTCCGGGTTGAAGAGGCTGGCGACGACCTCGGCGCGCTCGGCACGGGGAGTGCCGCCGCCGGCGGGGTTGGACGGATGGGTCGCGCCGAGCACGACCGCCAGCGTGCCCTGGCGATCGCCGCCGAAGGGCGCGATCGTGACATCCATCGGAAAGTCGCGCTTCGGCAGCACGCCTTCGATCGCTCCGTCGAGATCGCGCGAGGCGGCCGCCGCGGCGATGGCGTGGCGTTCTTTCGCCGTGGGGGCGTAGTAGCCCTTTCGCGTGCGGACCTCGAGATCGGGCCTGCCGACGCGGACGTCGATCTCGTGCAGGCGACCGTCCTGGACGAGGCCTGCCGATTCCACGCCGAGCAGGTAGTAGCTGCTGCTCTCGGCGAGCACGCCCGGCACCTCGAGGTCCATGTCGTTGTTGTTGATCACGGCTCGGCCGCCGGTGGACTCGGCCATGGTCCTGAGATACCCGGACTTCGACTCAGGGTCGTTCATTTCCACCCGGATCCCTTCCGGATCGATCGGGTTGATGGTCACGTTGGCGAGCGCGGCCTTCCGCAGCGCGCTCAACTGCGCTTCGCGCCGCAGCATGTTGCACGTCTCGCTGATGTCCGGCCGGACCGCCACACCCGAGCTGATGTAGATGACGATCTTGCGCTGCTGCGGAAGCGACCGCAGCGATTCGGCGATGTTCGCCAGCGCGTCGATCGAGCACGCGCCACAGTAGCAGTAGCCGTTCTGATCCGGGTTGTACGTCTTGCCGTACGACGTGCCGGTTCGACCGATCAACTGAGCCGGCGGGAGCAGCACGGATCCGTCGATCGCTCTGAGCAGCCGATCGCGGTCGCTCGTGAACCCCTGCGCGGTGTGGTTGTTCGACGTGAACACGACGGCGGCGACGTCGTCGGGCCCGAGCTCGTCGACGACGCGCCGTGCCGTCGCGCGCGCCTTGCGCATCCAGAAGCTGGGGCCGGCCTGGCTCGACATCGGGGCCACCGTGTTGTCGTCGATCAGGATGACGATCGCGCGTCCAGCCGGGTGCCTGTTGGTCGCGACATCCGGCGCGACGTCGCGCATCCACGGCGCGGACGGCGGCGGGAGGGGCGGCGGCAGCGTGACGGCCTTGAACGCAACGACCGGTCTCGGCTGGCCGTCCACGCGCACGACGAAATCGGCCGCCGTCAGGTCCGTCACCGGGTGACGGTTGCGGTCGAGGACGGAGACGTCGAGCTGGATCAGATCGACGCCCGATCGAAACGTGGACGACGGGTCCTGAGCTGGGAGGTTCTGACGCGCGGCGCTCAGCGCGGCCGCAAAGAGGACGACGGCCGCGGCTGTGCGTCCGGCCGTCGCCCTAGGAACGGCATACCGCGCGATTCGCCGCATGGATTCCGCGCTCCTCGCCTTGTCGGCCGTCCGCCGGCACTCGCCGGGCGGCCATCGAAGTCAAGACGGGCCGCGGCAGCCGGCGCGACCGGCACGCGCCGGCTCAGGTGGTCCAGTTGATGTTGCCGACGTCGGTCACCGGCACGCACGCGTCATAGCGCCCGGGGATCGGGTCGTAGTGCAGCACGTTCTTCCCGACCTCTTCGGAGGTGAAGTACCCGAGGATCGTCGCCGAGCGGATCTGCAGGAAGAAGCTGTTCGGCTCACGCTCAGAGGCGCGGGCCACGCCGCGCAGGATCTCGTCCTGGTCACCGGCGGCGAGCGACGCGAACGGCACACCTCGCGCCGCTCGGCTGGCCTGATCGACGGCGGCGAGGCCGTCGGCGAACCGCGCGCGCTCCTCCGGCGTCATGAACTGACGGTACAGCACGTCGATGAAGGCGGGCACGCCGGCATCGATCGCGCCCGGCGTGCTCGTGCGGGGCAGGATGCGCTCGGCAATCGCGGCCGTGAGCGTCATCTGCGATCCGCTGAGGCCGGCGGCAGCCTGCGCCTCCGGCACCGCCGGGCTGCCGTCCACCGACGCCAGCCACGCGGGCGAGACGACGACGCCGACCGCGAGCGCCGCACGGCGAATCGCCTCACGGCGGCTGATCAACGGGTACGCCTCGCGATCGGTCGGGTCTGTCATGGGTCGACTCAGAGGTTGCGCTTGTTGATTTCGTCGACGGCGTGGTCGCACGCCCGCGCCGTCAGCGCCATGTAGGTCAACGACGGGTTCACGCACGACGACGAGGTCATGCAGGCGCCGTCCGTGACGAACACGTTCGGCACGGTGTGCACCTGATTCCAGCCGTTCAGCACGGACGTCTTCGGATCGCGGCCCATTCGTGCCGTGCCCATCTCGTGGATGCACAGGCCCGGATAGCTCCCGTCGTCGTACGGCGTCACGTTCTTCAGGCCGGCGGCCTCGAGCATCTCGGCGGCGGAGTTCATGGCGTCCTTCCGCATGCTGATCTCGTTCTCCTTCCAGCCGGCGTCGAACGTCACGGTGGGCAGGCCCCACTTGTCGCGCAGGCCGTGGTCGAGCGTCATGCGGTTGTCGTGATACGGCAGGCACTCGCCCCACTGGCCGATGCCGAACCGCCACGGTCCCGGAGCGATGAGGTCGGCCTTGAGGTCCGCGCCGAAGTAGCTCAGCTCCTTGATGCCGCGCGCCCAGTTGTCGCGGCTCGCGCTGCCCTGGTACCCGAAGCCGCGCACGTAGTCCTTGCGTCGCGACCGATCGTCGAGGTTGCGGAACCTCGGGATGTAGATGCCGTTCGGCCGCTGACCCTTGTAGTAGCGATCGCCGAAGTCGTCCGAGACGCCGCTGGCGCCGACCTTGAAGTGGTGATCCATCAGGTTGTGGCCGAGCTCGCCGCTGTCGTTGCCCATGCCGTTCGGAAACCGGTCCGACACGGAGTTCATCAGGATGGAGGTCGAGGCGATGGCCGACGCGCACAGGAAGATCACGCGCGCGAAGTACTCGGTCGTCTGGTTCGTCTCGGCGTCGACGATGCGCACGCCGCGCGCCCGCCCCGTGGCCGGGTCGTAGATCACCTCGGTGACGATCGAGAACGGCCGGAGGGTCAGCCGGCCGGTCGCGTACGCGGCCGGCAGCGTCGCGGCGTTGCTGCTGAAGTAGGCGCCGTACGGGCACCCGCGGATGCAGCGGTTCCGGTACTGACAGCCGCCCCGGCCGTTGTGCGGCTGCGTGAGATTCGCCACGCGGCCGATGATCATCGGCCGGCCGTCGAAGGACCCGGCGATGCGATCGCGCACCTGCTGCTCGAGGCAGTTCATCGGCATCGGCGGCAGGAACTGGCCGTCGGGCAACTGCGGCAGGCCGTCGCGATTGCCGCTGATGCCCGCGAAGCGCTCGACGTAGTCGTACCACGGCGCGAGATCGGCGTAGCGGATCGGCCAGTCCACCGCGATCCCGTCGCGCGCGTTCGCCTCGAAGTCGAGCGCGTTCCAGCGGTAGGACTGTCGTCCCCACAGAAGCGATCGGCCGCCGACGTGATACCCGCGCATCCAGTCGAAGCGCTTGACCTCCGAGTACGGGTGCTCGACGTCGTTGACGAACCAGTGCGCCGAGGCGGGGTGCGTCGTGTAGCCGGTGCGGTCCTGCTTGCGCTGCTTGGCCAGCTCAGCCGGCGGCAGGCGGTTCCGTCCGGCGAACTGCCAGCTCTCCATCGTCGCGGTCGGATAGTCGGGATGTTTGACGTCCCGGCCGCGCTCGAGCACCAGCGTCCGCAGCCCCCTCTCGGTCAGTTCCTTGGCGGCCCATCCGCCGCTGATCCCCGAACCGACGACGATGGCGTCGTAGGTCTGCTGCGTGGTACCGGCGCCCTGGATGGACATGTCCGGGAAGGTTACCCCAGATGGACAGGACCGGGATCGCGTTTGCGCACGCCGTGTCGAAATGCGAACCGGCGCCTGCTCGCCGACGGCCGAGGCCGGCCGCGCGCCAGAGGCGGAGCTCGCCGGGACGAGAGCCGGTCAGGCTGCGGCAGTCTCCTGATACACGGACGCCGCGAAACCGCGGCGCTTCGTGCCGAACACGTAGAGGTGCGAGAACGGCACGCGGTAGTTCACCGTGGCCAGGCTCCTCGTGGGGTCGTACTCCTCCGGCCGAAAGAGATCGACGACCTGAAAGGACACGTCGTGGAAGCAGCTCGAGAGATCCTGGAGCACGCGGCCGAGCCGATCCGGCGTGATCCAGACGTCCGCTTCGGAGTTCGTGACGCTCGAGACGCGATGCTCGCCCCAGGGCGCATGGTCGCCGGGCACGCCGGCGGCATCGATCGACGGGTAGTACTGGAACTCCAGCGCCACCATGCCGTCGTGGCTGAGGCAGTCGGCCATCGCACGGAAGATGCCCATGCGGTTGCCCTGATGGCAGACGTGCTGAAGGCAGAAGAACGAGGTGATCAGATCGTACTGCCCGTGCGGGGCGTCGCCGCAGTCCGCGCCGCTGCCGAGGAAGAACCGCGCGCCGGTCAGCGCGGGGTTCGAGCGCGCGTACTCGAGCATCGCGCTGGAGATGTCGACGCCGTCGACGTGACGAAACCCGAACCCGCGCGCCGCTTCCATGATCCGCCCGACGCCGCAGCCGAAGTCGAGCAGCCGCATCGCGTGGATCGGTTGCGCGAACCTGCGCTGCCGGTATTCGTCCATCACGAACTGGAGAATCGACGGCATGACGCGCAATCCGTCTTGATAGCACCCCACGAGGGCGCGCGCATCCTCCAGGCTGTGGATGCGTTCGTCGTAGTACCGCCGCTGAAACGTCGCGTATTCCGTGGAGACCTGCGCTTCCGCCATGGACGACAGCGTCGGCAAGGCTCGTGCCGTCTCCGTCATCGGGCGCGTCCACGGCACGCGACGAGCCCACCCGCGCCGGGCGCGTCGGGTCGTCGACATGCCGGAAAAGCGACACCGGCCGGGCGGACGCTCACCGGACGGCTGCACCGCACGGAACGGCCGCGGCCGTATCGATGCGGGCCGCGGCGCACACGTTCGCGCGTACCGTCGTCGCCGCTACTTGATCGACACGAACGCCAGCGCGTTGTTCGCGTTCATCGGAATCACGAGCTGTTGCGCGCCCTCGTCGTAGCACATCGACGCGGCGCTCGGGATGTTCCGCGCGATGAGCTCCGCGGGCTGACCGGGCCGGATGCGCGACACGCCGCCGTTGACCACGCTGCTGACGTACTTGGTGCCGTCGGGCATGATCACGAGGCCGTCGTTGCCCGCCTGCGCGGCATGCTCGGTGGTGAGCAGCGCGCCGGACGGCGAGAACGTCAGGACGTCATCGATGCCCATGTTGACGACGACGACGTTGCCCTTCGGATCGATCGCGACGCCGTTCGGCTGCCGCAATGGTGCACCTTGCACGAAGATCGAGGCCGCGCCGTCGGGCGCGATCTTCCAGACCTGCCAGGTCGACGGATCGGCGTTCTGCCCGCCGGCGCCCGTCTGCGTCGCGTAGATCGTGCCGTCGGCCGCGACCTCGATGTCGTTGAACCACGCCGATTGCGTCACCCGCACTTCCCCGGCCGGCCGGCCCGTCTTCATGTCGAAGCGGCGGATCACCGCCACGCTCGGATCGGTGGCGCTCGTGCCACCGTCGCGGTCGGCGAGGTACAGCACGCCGTTGGCGATGTCGCTGCCGAGCGGCTCGTTGAGCACGAGCGGCGGCGAGAGCGCGGCACGCTCGCCCGGGTTCTGCACGCCAATCCATCGCGGCGTGTGCACCGATCCGTCGTGGTTGATGAACGACACCCAGGCGTTGTTCACCTGAACGTTCTGACCCACGCCGCGGTTCGGCACGACGATGACGCCGCGCGCGGCGTCGTACGAGCAGCTCTCCGCGGAGTAGATCGCGCCGTACACCTTCACGTTCGACGAGGCGGCATTGAACGCTCCGTCCGGCGCCGGCGTCACCGGCAGGCCCGTCGGGTTCCCGACGATGAACGGTGCCTGCCCCTGGGCAAGCAGCACGGCAGGGATCAACGCAAGCGCGAAAACGAGACTTCTCTTCCAGGTGACGCACGTCATCGGCATTTCTCCTCGAGGGCCTGCTCGAGCGGCAGGTGTCACTCGCACCACGGCATGTCGAGCCACATTCTCGTCGTTCTGCACCGGCAGTTCAAACGCGCGCCGCCACGCGCCGCTGGCGCCACGACCTCGGGTCTCGTTCCAGGCGCGGGATGACGTGCGCTGCGCGCTCGCCGCGCGCGACGTGGCCGACCGTCAGCGCAACAGCACGGCCGCGGATCGCGCGGGCAGCGTCAGCGCACGCACCGGCTCGTACGTCAGTGTGCCGCCGACATATCGGCCGCCGCGAACGGAGTCGTCGGTCACCAGCCCGCCGCCCGATGGCCGGACGAGACGAAGCGGCGCCGTCCACCCGACCGACACGGCGCGATCGTCCGGATTCACGAGCGCGAGGCCATCCGCGAACTCTCGTTTGTACACGCCCTGCCAGCGGTAACGCTCGATGTCGGCCGGCAGCGGATCGACCGCGCCGCCGATGGGCACGTCGTACTCCGGATAGAAGTACACACCGGCACCGGCGTTGTTGATGAACGTGCGACGTCCCTTCACGAGCAGGTACGACGCGAGGAGAAAGAGACGTTCGGCAGCATCGCGCGGGTAGGCCTGCGCGATCACGAACTTCCCCGCTCGCGTGAACTCGAGCGCGCGGTTCATCGCGAGCCGCCAGTCGACGGGCGACAGCCCCAGCGTGAACCCCTCGAACATCGCGCCGTCCGCTCTCGAGTACTCGGGCCACCACCACGTCGTCGCCAGCGTGACGTTCGGCACGAACATGAACCGCTCGGGCTCGGCGGCGAACCGGTCCGCCACGTACGCCATGAAGTCGGCTTTCTGCTGCCGCCACGTCGGCCCGCCGGCCCAGGCAGCGGGATCGGCTGGCGCCGGGCCGGCGAAGCGCGCGTCGGGCGGCGTCACGCCGTAGCCAGAGACCCCGGCATCGAAGCTGTCGGCGAACACCCCTTGGGCGCCGGATGCCCGCATGTCCGCGATCACCGAGCCGGCCCAGTACTCGCGAAAGCCGCGGTGCGTGAGGTCGTGGATGTCCCAGTTGCTCGTGGGCTCGTGGTGACGCCGGCCCTCGGCGTTGTGGAGAAACCAGTCTTCGTGCCGCGTGACCTCGTCCCAGTCCGAGCTCCACCGATCGCCGTGGACATACGCCGCCGGGCCAGACGACGATCCGAGACGATAGTGCAGCAGGACCCATCGAGGATTCACGCGCCGGAATCGCGCGTTGTCCTCGCGGCGCATCTTCTGCGTGCCGGCGTAGCGCGTGGCGACGAACCGCACGAGCGCGTCGGAGTAGCCCGGCTCGAGCTGATCGGCGAACAGGTGGATGCCGTC
This window harbors:
- a CDS encoding VWA domain-containing protein, which encodes MRRIARYAVPRATAGRTAAAVVLFAAALSAARQNLPAQDPSSTFRSGVDLIQLDVSVLDRNRHPVTDLTAADFVVRVDGQPRPVVAFKAVTLPPPLPPPSAPWMRDVAPDVATNRHPAGRAIVILIDDNTVAPMSSQAGPSFWMRKARATARRVVDELGPDDVAAVVFTSNNHTAQGFTSDRDRLLRAIDGSVLLPPAQLIGRTGTSYGKTYNPDQNGYCYCGACSIDALANIAESLRSLPQQRKIVIYISSGVAVRPDISETCNMLRREAQLSALRKAALANVTINPIDPEGIRVEMNDPESKSGYLRTMAESTGGRAVINNNDMDLEVPGVLAESSSYYLLGVESAGLVQDGRLHEIDVRVGRPDLEVRTRKGYYAPTAKERHAIAAAAASRDLDGAIEGVLPKRDFPMDVTIAPFGGDRQGTLAVVLGATHPSNPAGGGTPRAERAEVVASLFNPESGRLIGSRRLRLDVAWNGTEASASYYASAGYYEVVARLPAASGRYEVRLGLETGDGLTSSVYTFAEVPNFSREAISLSGLVMSVQPAAHAVSSDALADLMPIVPTVRRTFRRTDRVSAFLRVYQKKWATLVTLTARIIDTTNERVSERIATVASPAGAASNGAAHLFDVPVAGLSSGSYLLTVDASANGKTATRQLRFQIE
- a CDS encoding GMC family oxidoreductase, giving the protein MSIQGAGTTQQTYDAIVVGSGISGGWAAKELTERGLRTLVLERGRDVKHPDYPTATMESWQFAGRNRLPPAELAKQRKQDRTGYTTHPASAHWFVNDVEHPYSEVKRFDWMRGYHVGGRSLLWGRQSYRWNALDFEANARDGIAVDWPIRYADLAPWYDYVERFAGISGNRDGLPQLPDGQFLPPMPMNCLEQQVRDRIAGSFDGRPMIIGRVANLTQPHNGRGGCQYRNRCIRGCPYGAYFSSNAATLPAAYATGRLTLRPFSIVTEVIYDPATGRARGVRIVDAETNQTTEYFARVIFLCASAIASTSILMNSVSDRFPNGMGNDSGELGHNLMDHHFKVGASGVSDDFGDRYYKGQRPNGIYIPRFRNLDDRSRRKDYVRGFGYQGSASRDNWARGIKELSYFGADLKADLIAPGPWRFGIGQWGECLPYHDNRMTLDHGLRDKWGLPTVTFDAGWKENEISMRKDAMNSAAEMLEAAGLKNVTPYDDGSYPGLCIHEMGTARMGRDPKTSVLNGWNQVHTVPNVFVTDGACMTSSSCVNPSLTYMALTARACDHAVDEINKRNL
- a CDS encoding SMP-30/gluconolactonase/LRE family protein gives rise to the protein MTCVTWKRSLVFALALIPAVLLAQGQAPFIVGNPTGLPVTPAPDGAFNAASSNVKVYGAIYSAESCSYDAARGVIVVPNRGVGQNVQVNNAWVSFINHDGSVHTPRWIGVQNPGERAALSPPLVLNEPLGSDIANGVLYLADRDGGTSATDPSVAVIRRFDMKTGRPAGEVRVTQSAWFNDIEVAADGTIYATQTGAGGQNADPSTWQVWKIAPDGAASIFVQGAPLRQPNGVAIDPKGNVVVVNMGIDDVLTFSPSGALLTTEHAAQAGNDGLVIMPDGTKYVSSVVNGGVSRIRPGQPAELIARNIPSAASMCYDEGAQQLVIPMNANNALAFVSIK
- a CDS encoding gluconate 2-dehydrogenase subunit 3 family protein; translation: MTDPTDREAYPLISRREAIRRAALAVGVVVSPAWLASVDGSPAVPEAQAAAGLSGSQMTLTAAIAERILPRTSTPGAIDAGVPAFIDVLYRQFMTPEERARFADGLAAVDQASRAARGVPFASLAAGDQDEILRGVARASEREPNSFFLQIRSATILGYFTSEEVGKNVLHYDPIPGRYDACVPVTDVGNINWTT
- a CDS encoding class I SAM-dependent methyltransferase, whose protein sequence is MTETARALPTLSSMAEAQVSTEYATFQRRYYDERIHSLEDARALVGCYQDGLRVMPSILQFVMDEYRQRRFAQPIHAMRLLDFGCGVGRIMEAARGFGFRHVDGVDISSAMLEYARSNPALTGARFFLGSGADCGDAPHGQYDLITSFFCLQHVCHQGNRMGIFRAMADCLSHDGMVALEFQYYPSIDAAGVPGDHAPWGEHRVSSVTNSEADVWITPDRLGRVLQDLSSCFHDVSFQVVDLFRPEEYDPTRSLATVNYRVPFSHLYVFGTKRRGFAASVYQETAAA